One region of Triticum aestivum cultivar Chinese Spring chromosome 6B, IWGSC CS RefSeq v2.1, whole genome shotgun sequence genomic DNA includes:
- the LOC123137693 gene encoding probable trehalose-phosphate phosphatase 1 — protein MDLSNGSPVISDPMSMSQSLMGVLPSNMMPFSVRPGGYSGAGGAGVNVSRRKIEEVLVSGLLDAMKSSSPRKKHNVVFGEENLPEEDPAYSTWMAKCPSALASFKQIVASAQGKKIAVFLDYDGTLSPIVDDPEKAVMSPVMRAAVRNVAKYFPAAIVSGRSRKKVLEFVKLKELCYAGSHGMDIMTSSSAHYERNAEKGKEANLFQPARDFLPMIDEVSKVLLEVTSRIEGASVEDNKFCVSVHYRNVDEKDWELVARLVNEVLEDFPRLKVTNGRMVLEVRPVIDWDKGKAVEFLLQSLGLSDSEKVIPIYIGDDRTDEDAFKVLRERNCGYGILVSQAPKETEAFYSLRDPSEVMEFLNSLVRWKKHSL, from the exons ATGGATTTGAGCAACGGCTCACCGGTCATCAGTGATCCGATGTCAATGAGCCAGTCGTTGATGGGAGTGCTGCCTTCCAACATGATGCCGTTTTCAGTCAGGCCCGGAGGTTACTCCGGCGCTGGTGGCGCCGGCGTAAACGTCAGTAGGCGCAAGATCGAGGAGGTCCTCGTGAGCGGGCTGCTGGATGCTATGAAATCCTCGTCGCCACGTAAGAAGCACAACGTGGTCTTCGGCGAGGAAAACTTGCCTGAAGAAGATCCTGCCTACAGTACATGGATG GCAAAATGCCCTTCTGCTCTGGCTTCCTTCAAGCAGATCGTAGCCAGTGCACAAGGCAAGAAGATTGCGGTCTTCTTGGACTACGATGGCACCCTGTCTCCGATCGTCGACGACCCTGAAAAAGCCGTCATGTCCCCTGTG ATGAGAGCTGCCGTGAGAAACGTCGCCAAGTACTTCCCTGCTGCCATCGTCAGCGGAAGGTCCCGGAAGAAG GTTCTTGAATTCGTAAAACTGAAGGAACTCTGCTATGCTGGTAGTCATGGGATGGACATAATGACATCTTCTTCAGCACATTATGAACGCAATGCTGAAAAG GGCAAAGAAGCCAACCTCTTCCAACCTGCTCGCGATTTTCTGCCTATGATCGATGAG GTTTCCAAGGTCCTCTTGGAAGTCACGAGCCGAATCGAAGGCGCAAGCGTTGAGGACAACAAGTTCTGCGTGTCTGTACATTACCGCAACGTGGACGAGAAG GACTGGGAGCTGGTCGCACGGCTCGTAAACGAAGTGCTGGAGGACTTCCCCCGTCTCAAAGTGACCAACGGACGAATGGTTTTAGAGGTTCGTCCAGTGATCGACTGGGACAAGGGGAAGGCCGTCGAGTTCCTGCTTCAGTCGCTCGGGCTGAGCGACTCCGAGAAAGTGATCCCTATCTACATCGGCGACGACCGCACCGACGAAGACGCGTTCAAG GTGCTTCGGGAGAGGAACTGCGGATACGGGATACTGGTCTCGCAGGCGCCCAAGGAAACCGAGGCCTTCTACTCGCTCAGGGACCCGTCTGAA GTGATGGAGTTCCTGAACTCCTTGGTGAGATGGAAGAAGCACTCGCTATGA